From a single Carassius auratus strain Wakin chromosome 38, ASM336829v1, whole genome shotgun sequence genomic region:
- the LOC113057247 gene encoding uncharacterized protein LOC113057247, which translates to MSISVLKPSTCQRHHRLELDSFRYPPITSAMSIVNEDLRGIILRTLPTISKDTLQALIDKLLNSGLESTQDLKYVNQEDIADLLPAIQLRKLLEAFKKETEMVTLDLQILTSPTPSVSSPSVLPCSSASSGLSNQESSSSEDCGPSSQIKKAWPETFQIPWTAMPMDIRSAVADGKRPSPAARRQMVRVLADEMRKYELNPTRGQCVTVCRNIIRQYPQSFADLRDNGQVLGNGYTSLLIQIKNRIENLNRTTSFRQHRSSGDGLKRGPTDTYGCTRFQPDLPPEETDESVEQKRQRLEEIYRRDGINGVEKAEVRQLMETTFCLQRQQINILPSPTIADIRKQWPYLFTQKGLYAHFELLTDIKVMRALELAMEECGRAIVEFFSSKPTNADVRTVISLRPDLELSFCIIQLLMAHFSETQEGLILFANASSTAADVERTLELPSTPRLILFGEKPGSCIHKWMISFEGQIICEGIQPSFLSGLAAVFSTFYNFNVEYQAEAASTLEFIQRRFIGINPEKGTKGGQVLSKRTGKVGHRKKSVNTRVASLLKKLMDFEWDFI; encoded by the exons ATGTCCATTTCAGTGCTAAAACCGTCAACGTGCCAACGGCATCATAGATTGGAGCTGGATTCATTCAGATATCCCCCGATTACAAG TGCAATGAGCATTGTGAATGAAGATCTGAGAGGTATCATCCTCAGAACGTTGCCAACAATTTCCAAAGACACTCTACAGGCATTGATAGACAAGCTATTAAACTCTGGTCTGGAATCTACACAAGACCTGAAATATGTGAATCAAGAAGATATTGCTGACCTACTGCCGGCCATTCAATTACGGAAGCTTctggaagcatttaaaaaag AGACAGAGATGGTCACTTTGGACCTACAAATTCTTACTTCCCCTACaccatcagtcagctcgccttcaGTCCTTCCTTGCTCCAGTGCATCAAGTGGACTCTCAAATCAAGAATCTAGCAGCTCAGAAGACTGCGGTCCATCCTCCCAAATCAAAAAGGCATGGCCAGAGACATTTCAGATTCCGTGGACTGCAATGCCTATGGACATTCGTTCAGCAGTGGCTGATGGCAAGAGACCTTCACCAGCAGCACGGCGACAAATGGTCAGAGTTTTGGCAGATGAGATGAGGAAATATGAGCTAAACCCAACACGTGGACAATGTGTCACAGTATGCCGAAATATCATCCGCCAGTATCCTCAAAGTTTTGCTGATCTCCGTGACAATGGTCAGGTACTAGGAAATGGTTATACCTCActgttaattcaaattaaaaaccgAATTGAAAATCTGAACCGCACCACCAGCTTTCGCCAACACCGTTCATCTGGTGATGGACTAAAGAGAGGTCCTACTGATACATATGGCTGCACCAGATTCCAGCCTGATCTCCCACCAGAGGAGACAGATGAAAGTGTAGAGCAGAAGCGTCAGCGGCTGGAGGAGATATACCGTCGAGATGGAATAAATGGGGTTGAAAAAGCAGAAGTTAGGCAACTTATGGAAACAACCTTTTGCCTCCAGCGGCAGCAAATAAACATATTACCATCACCCACCATCGCTGATATAAGAAAGCAGTGGCCATACCTTTTCACTCAGAAAGGGCTTTATGCTCATTTTGAACTTCTGACTGATATCAAAGTTATGCGTGCACTTGAGCTTGCCATGGAAGAGTGTGGAAGAGCCATTGTGGAGTTCTTCAGCAGCAAACCCACCAATGCAGATGTCAGGACTGTCATTTCTCTGCGGCCAGACCTCGAGCTTTCCTTCTGCATCATCCAACTTCTCATGGCTCACTTCTCTGAGACTCAGGAAGGGCTGATACTTTTTGCAAAT GCATCTTCCACTGCAGCTGATGTAGAAAGGACACTTGAACTACCTTCAACTCCTCGACTGATACTCTTTG gtgaaAAACCAGGAAGCTGCATTCATAAATGGATGATTAGTTTTGAGGGGCAAATAATCTGTGAGGGCATCCAGCCAAGTTTTTTGTCTGGacttgctgctgtgttttcaactTTCTACAATTTCAATGTGGAGTACCAAGCTGAGGCTGCATCCACGTTGGAATTCATTCAGAG GCGCTTCATTGGAATAAATCCTGAAAAAGGCACCAAGGGTGGACAAGTCCTATCAAAGCGGACAGGGAAGGTCGGCCACAGAAAAAAATCAGTCAACACTCGGGTTGCCAGTCTACTTAAGAAACTAATGGACTTTGAGTGGGACTTCATATAA
- the LOC113057246 gene encoding uncharacterized protein LOC113057246 gives MFECQLCGQQCSTPVVYVKHMRIHSNTPNLYLHCCIQDCNRKFAKLAALKSHLYRQHNECVVVPRSHLYPAVDLACHIDLCSVKCDTLTQFYSHLKVHIKEGRRVTCPFKQCDQSFSVISTFTSHISRKHKNSTEVNLNESIVATSLVTEAGSFQDIDSDMTSGEHTGVVGNSENLEVSPENIDETLFLKNLALFYLKLQAKLLLPSSVVQTIIEDMQSVYDVNQSHLLFKLNEKLVALGVPEASINDVMDSLKADDLLRACNSHTLKTDQRRKTVFKNSFNYVEPMPICLGHNEAGKECFLQYVPVKHTIEALFHCETVWKQYREVHSRIQLKDIFEDVWDGENTTKNLAQTERSSLGLILYQDSFEVVNPLGSGKKKHKILAMYLTLADLLSHNRSSIDQMQLVFLCREQDFKYFGQELVMGCLMKDLQDLETNGIMLPDGQVCKGILRAICGDNLGSHNIGGFLENFSGSRYFCRYCEIDKDVFHTDPLSKANTRTPESYQEHVQNLEEHSVHSGGIKFDSLFNSLSMFHVCQPGLPPCLGHDLFEGVVASDLALCIHHLVTVDKQFTYTELNRMIDQFRYLGNDANDKPCEVRPGSDRLSGHAMQNWCLLRLLPLLIGEKITSPADNEIWQLVLQLREIVALICAPAISADQIGYLRVLIEEYLHSRKQAFPHHRLKPKHHYMSHYPELIIQFGPLIRLWTMRFESKHTYFKQCTRKLRNFKNVCSSLAERHQLLQAYLSAGNLFPPSIVIEKATEFFPCDYSDSIKESVANYDFGPENTLIGHEVTVKGTKYKKNMFVVISNNEDGLEVGKIIMILNHKNSAVYFVAERYKALCLHDVGVHCITPIKGCYYCVNQEDLLDYYPLPQYAIHGMALIVLHHSFPSL, from the coding sequence ATGTTTGAGTGTCAGTTATGTGGGCAGCAATGCAGTACTCCAGTGGTCTATGTGAAGCACATGAGGATTCACAGCAATACCCCTAACTTGTATCTTCATTGTTGCATCCAGGACTGTAACAGGAAATTTGCTAAATTAGCAGCTTTAAAATCACATCTTTACAGACAACACAATGAGTGTGTGGTGGTGCCTAGATCACATTTGTACCCAGCAGTAGACCTTGCATGCCATATTGACTTGTGTAGTGTCAAATGTGATACACTAACTCAGTTTTATTCCCATCTTAAAGTTCACATTAAAGAGGGACGAAGAGTGACATGCCCCTTTAAGCAGTGTGATCAATCATTTTCAGTGATATCCACCTTTACCTCTCACATATCAAGGAAACATAAAAATTCAACAGAGGTAAACCTAAATGAATCCATTGTTGCCACATCACTTGTGACTGAAGCTGGAAGCTTTCAAGATATTGACAGTGATATGACATCGGGAGAACATACTGGTGTAGTTGGAAATAGTGAGAATTTGGAGGTTAGTCCAGAAAATATTGATGAGACATTATTTTTGAAGAATCTTGCTCTCTTTTATCTGAAATTACAGGCTAAGTTATTGCTTCCATCTTCAGTCGTTCAGACTATCATTGAAGACATGCAGTCAGTTTATGATGTCAACCAGTCACATCTACTTTTCAAACTAAATGAGAAATTGGTTGCACTTGGGGTTCCAGAGGCTTCCATTAATGATGTCATGGACAGTCTGAAAGCAGATGATCTCTTAAGAGCATGTAATAGCCACACACTAAAAACAGACCAGCGCAGGAAAACAGTGTTCAAGAACAGTTTTAATTATGTTGAACCTATGCCCATTTGTCTAGGACATAACGAAGCTGGCAAAGAGTGTTTTTTACAGTATGTCCCTGTAAAACACACGATTGAAGCCCTTTTTCATTGTGAGACTGTGTGGAAGCAGTACAGAGAAGTTCACAGCCGTATCCAGTTGAAGGATATTTTTGAAGATGTGTGGGATGGTGAAAACACCACAAAAAACTTGGCCCAGACAGAAAGATCATCTTTAGGCTTGATACTTTATCAAGATTCATTTGAAGTTGTTAATCCCCTGGGGTcaggaaagaaaaaacacaaaatactagCTATGTATCTCACACTTGCAGACCTACTGTCACACAACCGGTCAAGTATTGACCAGATGCAACTGGTTTTTCTTTGTAGAGAACAAGATTTCAAGTATTTTGGTCAGGAATTGGTCATGGGATGCTTGATGAAAGACCTTCAAGACCTTGAGACTAATGGCATAATGCTACCTGATGGACAAGTATGCAAAGGGATCTTGCGAGCCATTTGTGGAGACAACCTGGGTTCACACAACATCGGAGGTTTTCTTGAAAATTTCAGTGGCAGTAGGTACTTCTGTCGATATTGTGAAATTGACAAAGATGTGTTTCACACAGATCCTTTGTCCAAAGCTAACACTCGGACACCAGAGTCATACCAAGAGCATGTTCAGAACCTTGAGGAGCATTCTGTTCATAGTGGAGGTATTAAATTTGACTCCTTATTCAACAGCCTTTCTATGTTTCATGTATGTCAACCTGGGTTGCCTCCGTGTCTTGGGCATGATTTGTTTGAAGGTGTTGTTGCCTCTGATCTTGCATTGTGTATCCACCATCTTGTCACAGTTGACAAACAGTTCACTTACACTGAATTAAATCGGATGATTGATCAGTTCCGATATTTAGGTAATGATGCAAATGACAAACCTTGTGAGGTGAGGCCAGGAAGTGATAGACTGAGTGGCCATGCTATGCAGAACTGGTGCTTACTAAGACTGTTACCACTGTTGATTGGAGAGAAGATTACATCTCCTGCTGACAATGAGATATGGCAACTGGTGTTACAACTAAGAGAAATTGTGGCATTGATTTGTGCACCAGCAATTTCTGCTGACCAGATAGGCTATTTAAGGGTCCTTATTGAAGAATATTTGCATTCCAGAAAACAAGCCTTTCCCCATCATCGGCTTAAACCTAAGCATCATTACATGAGCCATTATCCAGAGCTCATCATTCAGTTTGGTCCACTTATTCGTTTGTGGACTATGAGGTTCGAAAGCAAGCACACATATTTTAAACAGTGCACAAGAAAGCTGCGTAACTTTAAAAATGTGTGCTCAAGCCTTGCAGAAAGACACCAGCTTTTACAAGCATATCTTAGTGCTGGCAATCTCTTCCCACCATCAATTGTAATAGAAAAGGCAACTGAGTTTTTTCCATGTGACTACAGTGATAGCATCAAGGAATCAGTAGCAAATTATGATTTTGGCCCTGAAAATACTTTGATTGGTCATGAAGTAACTGTAAAAggaaccaaatacaaaaaaaacatgtttgttgttaTCAGTAACAATGAGGATGGGCTTGAAGTTGGTAAGATTATTATGATACTCAATCATAAAAACTCTGCAGTCTACTTCGTCGCTGAAAGGTATAAGGCTTTGTGTCTACATGATGTAGGTGTTCACTGCATCACACCAATCAAGGGCTGTTACTACTGTGTGAACCAGGAGGACCTACTGGATTATTACCCTCTACCTCAGTATGCAATTCATGGCATGGCACTTATTGTTCTTCACCATTCTTTTCCCTCTTTGTAG